The Neurospora crassa OR74A linkage group V, whole genome shotgun sequence sequence CGTTAGGTTTCATCAAAGATATGTTTATTTTTCTGTCTATGTAAAGGAATCCTTTCTGGAGACGTCTTGCGTACAGCCATCACGGTGATACATCACAGTATAACAATGCAATTTCAACAGCTCCTTGCGCCTGTGCCTGTGAAAACCACCGGAACTGTGCCCATGCCATACGAATGATGACACTGACTGCCCTTGGAGATTATGAATGCATCGAATCCTTTGTCTACTGTCCTCGTCTCTAGGATAACCTGGCCCCGAACTTGAACCTGAACCTCGAACCCCATTATGACCTGACCCCAAACCTGAATCTCAACTTCAACCCTACAACCTGCAACCTGACCCCGAACCTGGAAACCCGATTCTCAAAACCAAGATCAAAGATCCACCCGAGCATCAACCCTCGAACTCTATCTTGTCATCAACCATCCCTTTTTCAACCCCAACCATACCTTTTCAAGCCCAATCCTCCTTCCTAGCTCCCAATTCTAATCTCAAGAATATAAGCCCTGTGTCTGTTTCGACGTCCAGTCCTCACATCCCTACTTGAGTCCAGTCTCAGCTTCAGAATCTACCTCTATTCTGATTTCTCTGAGCCCGGGAAAGAATGTCAAGATCTCATGAGGACATGAACGGCCGGGGCTCGTTCAAAGTACTATACACAGCGAGTCCTCAAAGAACCCCTGCCAGACTGCCAAATATACCTGCCAAATATACCTGCCAAATATACCTGCCAAATATACCTGCCAAATATACCTGTCAAATATACCTGCCACACGTACCTGCCAAATATACCTGCCaaatatacctacctacctacctacctacctagctaggtatCTAACCTAACCTAACCTAATCCATCCATGtgccgccatcatcatcatatcTGCCctattcatccatccatccgtaAGCCCTACCCTACCCACCCAACCAAGTGGAAATACCACGTCCCACGTCCCCCCAGCCGGCCGGCCGGCAAAAAAGTGAGACTGTGACTGGGAGCGAAGAGTTGTTAGCCACagctgcctgcctgcctgcctacccaaggtacgtacgtacgtaGCGGTGCTTTACTCTCGTCTCGTAAGTAAGTGTGTTTTGgtttatgtatgtatgtatgtatgtccTTGATCTGACGGCGTTGAGATGAGAGATGTCTGGCTTTGTTGTCCATTTgttaaggtaggtagttttTGATTTAATTAGCACCATGGGGTAGGCCCGGTTAGTAGATACCTACCGACACTACCTAGACttgggctggctggctggctggctggctgcttGTAACTTCCTGGGTTGTTGATATATGGCATGGTAGTATCATTTCTGGGTAcagtgggtaggtaggtaggtagtgttggTCGGGACTGGAATGGAATGGAATggaatcttcttcttgagccGGATGGTAAATGGCCTCGCGCATTTGATATGAACGGTAGTAGTGTGCTGAGTAAGGATTTACGGGATTAGGGAGAGAAAGGAAGGCATGGAGAGAGAATGAGCGAGCGGTCACGCCAAGTCATGCATGGTTCATTGGAGAAATaggaggagaaggtgaaCACGGTGAGGAGCGGACGGACGGTCTGCTGTGACCACCAATGTATCATCAACGGACcgagggaaaaaaaatcatCGAGAAAGTCATTGGTATTGTTTTTCCCACACTATATGCTCAGAAGCAAGCAAAAAGACGCCAACCAAATCCCAGTTAGCCAAATGACTAGACTGAAGGAGAGATCCCGTATCCGATAAACGCCAcacagaggaggaagaagacaagcTCTGCCCAACTTGTCTTTTCCTGTTTTTGAAAAtccgaaagaaagaaaaaaaaaaaggaaaaaacaTGCAATATAACCCAAGCATCAGAAAGGTGTTTCTCCGGGATCCAGAGAATCCGAACAAGCCAGTTCAGTCAGCCGGGTGCcatcccgccgccgctgctgctgtcggTGCCATCATTGTCTTGTGTGTCATTATCTGAAACCAAAGCGAGCCCCCCCGGTCGTCGTGGATTGCCAATTTCCACTTCCAAATTGTTGCAAGTAGGGAAGAAAACCGTCTGCCAACGATCGGTTCGATTGAAGATCCAACGGGACAATCAAATGCTAACGCTGCAGGAGAGCAGCAGCCAAAAACGAGGTCGTGGTTGTGGAAGCAAGAACAAACTGGTCGAGCACAGCAGGTAGGCGGACAAGAAGAGAGGTTGTTGGTCAACTACTTCATGTAGCTACCGCAAGCGTTGCCGTCCTTCTTGTTGAACTCGGCTTAGTTCTCCATGTTCTTGACCATCTGGCAGTACTGATCCAGGTAGTACTCGTCCGGGTGGTTGGCCTCGAGCAtggccttgatcttcttgtcGAAACTATCCTCCTGCTTGAGCATGTGTTGGTCTAAcatgaaggagaagacggcggccttggcgttGAACTTGTGGTTGTCGGCTTTTGTCCTGAAGTTGTCTTTTTCGTCTTCCATCATCTTAACAAGGTTCTTGTGGGTGTTGGCATCGTCTGGACCGACGAGTCTCGCGCCGGACGCGAACAAAAGACGGGTGGCAGCATTGACATGGAACCTGGTCTTGATTTCGGTCAATGGGTCCCGCTGGCCACGGTCACTCTACTCGGTGGTCTTGTTGAGAGCCTCTGTTCGCAgcggaaaaaaagggaacgTCAGCCGCTGCTCGACTCCATTTCACTGGCAATTGAGTGGGTGGGAAGATACATACTCTGGGCGAGAAGGACCGCAAAACGGCGGCGGAGAGTGATGCGGTGACGAGACCACTTGTCGTCGGGAGAGAAGCGAGCGGGGTGGGCGCTCTTGGTGACCTGGCCGTCGAGGACCTTCTTGAGGGTGTACTGGCGCGCGAGCGGCTTGCCGTCGGCGTTCTTGGCGGGGACGTACATCAAATGCATTTTGGCGGTTTTGTCTGAGCTGACGGGCTTGAATGTGTGTAGGGTGATTTGGTATGGTCTGGCGAGCTGGAAGATGTGTGTGGTGATTGTCGTGAGAGTTGTCAGATTCAAATCTCCTGCCTTTCGATAATTTTCGACGTTGCCGCGCCGACAATGGAAAAGAAACTGCAACGAAAAATGGAGTGGTCTGTGCGCTGCTGTCGCTTAAGGCAGGCGGTGGAGGGCCAGATGCCCCACACTGCAAGGCACGTCTAACTGGACATGGGAATTAGTGGGGCTTTGAGATCGATCCCCTGTTCATCCTATTGTCATTGCTATGGAATGGGAAGGCACGGAACTTCCAGATCTTGAACTCTTGAATCTCAATTCTGCACCGCGGGCAACGGTCATTGGACAGATTTTTTTAATCATGGTTCAGTGCGCCGCGGGTACGGATTCACACTTCATTGACCACGGTAGTCCATCAACGTGCCGCGAACAAAGGCCTCCAGAACAATGTCTTTTTGAACTTCACGACAGTTCTTGTCTCCCTGTTTCTCACTTTCCCGTGGCCTATCAACATGATCAAGCCACGGCAATACGCTGTGTCCCCATTGTTCAGACCTTGTCTGGGACATATCCATGATCAATGTCTCTTGAAAAACTTTACTCCTGTTCTACCGGCAGAATGACACAAAATGCCGAACAATAATGCCCTTCACAAGTTCCCATTCACCGGGAGTGTTCTCCCCTGAACCGGACACAAGGGTCGTTGCTTCATTTCAGTATCCTGAACAGTTTAGTTGTCAATCCCTACAGCATTACTTTGACACCAGCATAAATACTCAATGATTCCGTCACCCCAATCCCACAATTCGAAATGGTCTCGCTCATCCTCACGACAACCAAAAATCTTGAATCAACAAGGCGTCAAACCAGCTTTTACGAGAAAAGGAGCACTCCAAAAACCAAGGTAACCACCCCCATCCCACAACTAACAACAAACCACTACTCCGAACCACCATCAGGCATCCCAAGGTAaaccccatccatcccaagATAACCATACCTTCAAAATGTGTCAAGGCCGCATAATCTCCCACTTTTGCccctccgccctcgccggCGACCCCCGCTGCCCTGCTTACCGCCTCACCACCCTTAACGGCGGACGTATCCCCGCCTGGTCCTATTACTTCGACTCGGCCACCGCTCACTGCTGCGGTCGACATTCTCCCCGCGTCGACTGTGGCGACTGTCCCTACAACACGTATGGCCGACGTAGTGACGTTACCCGCTTAGGGCAGGAGGTGGTGTCGGTTTGTGTGATTCAGGGAGAGAGTATGTGCCCGGTTTGTACGAGACGGTTTGAgcgggagaggagggaggctgGAGAGGAGACGGAGGGGTGGGCGGTGAGGGAGATGTGGaggggaaaggagaagagggagagggaacggttggagaggatggagagggaggagaggatggaggaggggagacTGGTtggggagatggagagatTGAGGGTTGAGGATCGGTTTGGTAGTGTGGAGAATGTGGAGGTTTTGAGGAGGGAGTTTGAGGGGATGAGGTTTCATTGAGGGGTGAGGTAAGTGGTTGTAAGACTGACCTCGTTTCGGGAGGAAAGTAAGTACGGATGGCTGTTGTAAGGTCATGGTCATGGGCTGCGAGTGAGTTGGAACAACTGATGTGGCATACAAGGTTCAAGTATGTCGTACTCGTAAGTTGAGTACGTCCCTTTTAGGCGCCCGTAATAATGAATCAACCCTTTTCACTCCGGGATAGGTTTTACTTGCAAGTGACTGCTACAATACACGTCCTGAGCTGATAATTTGAAAAAGGAGACAATTTTGCTCCGAAACAATGCAAATGAGATTGCCCTACATAGAGACATATCCTAGA is a genomic window containing:
- a CDS encoding Nop10 family nucleolar RNA-binding protein, producing MYVPAKNADGKPLARQYTLKKVLDGQVTKSAHPARFSPDDKWSRHRITLRRRFAVLLAQKALNKTTE